The Ovis aries strain OAR_USU_Benz2616 breed Rambouillet chromosome 11, ARS-UI_Ramb_v3.0, whole genome shotgun sequence genome window below encodes:
- the LOC101113159 gene encoding keratin, high-sulfur matrix protein, B2D: MACCSTSFCGFPTCSTGGTCGSNFCQPTCCQTSCCQPTSIQTSCCQPTSIQTSCCQPTSIQTSCCQPISIQTSCCQPTCLQTSGCETGCGIGGSIGYGQVGSSGAVSSRTRWCRPDCRVEGTSLPPCCVVSCTSPSCCQLYYAQASCCRPSYCGQSCCRPACCCQPTCIEPICEPSCCEPTC, translated from the coding sequence ATGGCCTGTTGCTCCACCAGCTTCTGTGGATTTCCCACTTGCTCCACTGGTGGGACCTGTGGTTCCAACTTTTGCCAGCCAACCTGCTGCCAGACCAGCTGCTGCCAGCCAACCTCCATTCAGACCAGCTGCTGCCAGCCGACCTCTATCCAGACCAGCTGCTGCCAGCCAACTTCCATCCAAACCAGCTGCTGCCAACCGATCTCCATCCAGACCAGCTGCTGCCAGCCAACCTGCCTCCAGACCAGTGGCTGTGAGACGGGCTGTGGCATTGGTGGCAGCATTGGCTATGGCCAGGTGGGTAGCAGCGGAGCTGTGAGCAGCCGCACCAGGTGGTGCCGCCCTGACTGCCGCGTGGAGGGCaccagcctgcctccctgctgCGTGGTGAGCTGCACATCCCCGTCCTGCTGCCAGCTGTACTAtgcccaggcctcctgctgccGCCCATCCTACTGTGGACAGTCCTGCTGCCGCCCAGCCTGCTGCTGCCAGCCCACCTGCATTGAGCCCATCTGTGAGCCCAGCTGCTGTGAGCCCACCTGCTGA